The following are encoded together in the Vigna angularis cultivar LongXiaoDou No.4 chromosome 9, ASM1680809v1, whole genome shotgun sequence genome:
- the LOC108346326 gene encoding protein spotted leaf 11 isoform X1, translating into MITCSKVRERKPRGASLALLTSIQFYFTTTLSKFEIMVEDNKAAVAVDDACSRENLLLHAQELVPVALAKAKEVKVFPGRWKMIISKLEQIPSCLSDLSSHPCFSKNALCKEQLQAVSKTLKETKELAELCVMEKYEGKLRMQSDLDALTGKLDLNLKDCGLLIKTGVLGEATLPLTVLGSMAESDIATHNNIRELLARLQIGHLEAKHKALDRLYDVMKEDEKNVLAVLGRRNVAALVQLLTATSPRIREKTVTVICSLVESGSCEKWLVSEGVLPPLIRLVESGSAVSKEKAIVSLQRLSMSAETTRAIVGHGGVRPLIELCESGDSVSQAAAACTLTNISAVPEVRQALAEEGIVSVMINLLSCGILLGSKEYAAECLQNLTSSNEHLRKCVISEGGVRSLLTYLDGPLPQESAVGALRNLVGSVSEETLVSLGLLPCLVHVLKSGSLGAQQAAASVICRVCSSMEMKKMVGEAGCIPLLIKMLEAKTNTAREIAAQAISSLMVLSQNRREVKKDDKSVPNLVQLLDPSSQNTAKKYAVSCLGSLSPCKKCKKLMISYGAIGYLKKLTEMDIPGAKKLLERLERGKLRSLFSRK; encoded by the exons ATGATTACTTGCTCTAAAGTAAGGGAAAGAAAGCCTCGTGGGGCATCTTTAG CTTTGTTAACATCAATTCAATTTTACTTTACCACCACTCTGTCCAAATTTGAAATCATGGTGGAAGATAATAAAGCTGCAGTAGCAGTTGATGATGCCTGTTCAAGAGAAAACTTGTTGTTGCATGCACAGGAACTTGTTCCTGTGGCTCTTGCTAAGGCGAAAGAGGTTAAGGTGTTCCCTGGTAGGTGGAAGATGatcatttcaaaattggagcagattCCCTCCTGTTTATCGGATTTGTCTAGCCACCCTTGTTTCTCCAAGAATGCTCTATGCAAGGAGCAATTGCAGGCTGTGTCAAAGACGCTTAAAGAAACCAAAGAATTGGCTGAGTTGTGTGTGATGGAGAAGTACGAGGGTAAGCTTAGGATGCAGAGTGATCTTGATGCATTAACTGGGAAACTGGATTTGAATTTAAAGGATTGTGGTCTCTTGATCAAGACCGGTGTGCTCGGTGAAGCTACTTTGCCATTAACCGTGTTAGGTTCTATGGCAGAATCAGATATTGCAACACACAACAATATAAGAGAACTACTAGCGCGCCTTCAGATTGGTCACTTGGAAGCAAAGCACAAAGCCTTAGACAGACTCTATGATGTTATGAAAGAGGATGAAAAGAATGTTTTGGCTGTTCTTGGCAGGAGGAATGTTGCTGCTTTGGTTCAATTGCTCACAGCAACATCTCCAAGGATAAGGGAGAAGACGGTTACTGTTATATGCTCTCTGGTGGAATCTGGGAGCTGTGAAAAGTGGCTAGTTTCTGAAGGAGTTCTTCCACCTCTTATTAGACTTGTTGAATCTGGTAGTGCTGTCAGTAAAGAGAAGGCTATAGTATCTCTTCAGAGACTGTCAATGTCAGCAGAAACAACTCGTGCAATTGTTGGACACGGTGGTGTTCGGCCATTGATCGAGCTTTGTGAGAGTGGAGATTCTGTGTCACAGGCTGCTGCTGCCTGCACTTTGACAAACATATCAGCTGTTCCTGAGGTGAGACAGGCTTTGGCTGAAGAAGGTATTGTAAGTGTTATGATCAATCTTCTTAGTTGTGGAATTTTGTTAGGTTCCAAAGAGTATGCAGCTGAGTGCTTGCAGAATCTCACTTCAAGCAACGAGCATTTGAGAAAGTGTGTTATATCAGAAGGTGGTGTTAGAAGTCTTCTGACCTATCTAGATGGTCCACTTCCTCAAGAATCCGCAGTTGGAGCATTGAGGAATCTGGTTGGATCAGTTTCTGAGGAAACTTTGGTTTCTCTTGGTTTGCTTCCTTGTTTGGTTCACGTTCTGAAGTCTGGATCTTTGGGTGCTCAACAAGCTGCAGCTTCTGTCATTTGCCGAGTTTGCAGCTCAATGGAGATGAAGAAAATGGTGGGTGAAGCTGGGTGCATCCCTCTTCTTATAAAGATGCTTGAGGCTAAAACAAATACTGCTAGAGAGATTGCTGCTCAAGCAATTTCAAGCCTCATGGTTCTGTCTCAAAATCGGAGAGAGGTTAAGAAAGATGATAAAAGTGTTCCAAATCTTGTCCAGTTGCTTGATCCAAGCTCTCAGAACACTGCCAAAAAGTATGCAGTTTCATGCCTTGGATCACTTTCTCCATGTAAGAAGTGTAAGAAACTGATGATTTCGTATGGAGCAATCGGGTATCTGAAGAAGCTTACAGAGATGGACATTCCAGGAGCTAAAAAGCTTCTTGAGAGGTTGGAAAGAGGGAAATTGAGAAGCTTGTTCAGCAGAAAGTAG
- the LOC108346326 gene encoding protein spotted leaf 11 isoform X2 — protein sequence MVEDNKAAVAVDDACSRENLLLHAQELVPVALAKAKEVKVFPGRWKMIISKLEQIPSCLSDLSSHPCFSKNALCKEQLQAVSKTLKETKELAELCVMEKYEGKLRMQSDLDALTGKLDLNLKDCGLLIKTGVLGEATLPLTVLGSMAESDIATHNNIRELLARLQIGHLEAKHKALDRLYDVMKEDEKNVLAVLGRRNVAALVQLLTATSPRIREKTVTVICSLVESGSCEKWLVSEGVLPPLIRLVESGSAVSKEKAIVSLQRLSMSAETTRAIVGHGGVRPLIELCESGDSVSQAAAACTLTNISAVPEVRQALAEEGIVSVMINLLSCGILLGSKEYAAECLQNLTSSNEHLRKCVISEGGVRSLLTYLDGPLPQESAVGALRNLVGSVSEETLVSLGLLPCLVHVLKSGSLGAQQAAASVICRVCSSMEMKKMVGEAGCIPLLIKMLEAKTNTAREIAAQAISSLMVLSQNRREVKKDDKSVPNLVQLLDPSSQNTAKKYAVSCLGSLSPCKKCKKLMISYGAIGYLKKLTEMDIPGAKKLLERLERGKLRSLFSRK from the coding sequence ATGGTGGAAGATAATAAAGCTGCAGTAGCAGTTGATGATGCCTGTTCAAGAGAAAACTTGTTGTTGCATGCACAGGAACTTGTTCCTGTGGCTCTTGCTAAGGCGAAAGAGGTTAAGGTGTTCCCTGGTAGGTGGAAGATGatcatttcaaaattggagcagattCCCTCCTGTTTATCGGATTTGTCTAGCCACCCTTGTTTCTCCAAGAATGCTCTATGCAAGGAGCAATTGCAGGCTGTGTCAAAGACGCTTAAAGAAACCAAAGAATTGGCTGAGTTGTGTGTGATGGAGAAGTACGAGGGTAAGCTTAGGATGCAGAGTGATCTTGATGCATTAACTGGGAAACTGGATTTGAATTTAAAGGATTGTGGTCTCTTGATCAAGACCGGTGTGCTCGGTGAAGCTACTTTGCCATTAACCGTGTTAGGTTCTATGGCAGAATCAGATATTGCAACACACAACAATATAAGAGAACTACTAGCGCGCCTTCAGATTGGTCACTTGGAAGCAAAGCACAAAGCCTTAGACAGACTCTATGATGTTATGAAAGAGGATGAAAAGAATGTTTTGGCTGTTCTTGGCAGGAGGAATGTTGCTGCTTTGGTTCAATTGCTCACAGCAACATCTCCAAGGATAAGGGAGAAGACGGTTACTGTTATATGCTCTCTGGTGGAATCTGGGAGCTGTGAAAAGTGGCTAGTTTCTGAAGGAGTTCTTCCACCTCTTATTAGACTTGTTGAATCTGGTAGTGCTGTCAGTAAAGAGAAGGCTATAGTATCTCTTCAGAGACTGTCAATGTCAGCAGAAACAACTCGTGCAATTGTTGGACACGGTGGTGTTCGGCCATTGATCGAGCTTTGTGAGAGTGGAGATTCTGTGTCACAGGCTGCTGCTGCCTGCACTTTGACAAACATATCAGCTGTTCCTGAGGTGAGACAGGCTTTGGCTGAAGAAGGTATTGTAAGTGTTATGATCAATCTTCTTAGTTGTGGAATTTTGTTAGGTTCCAAAGAGTATGCAGCTGAGTGCTTGCAGAATCTCACTTCAAGCAACGAGCATTTGAGAAAGTGTGTTATATCAGAAGGTGGTGTTAGAAGTCTTCTGACCTATCTAGATGGTCCACTTCCTCAAGAATCCGCAGTTGGAGCATTGAGGAATCTGGTTGGATCAGTTTCTGAGGAAACTTTGGTTTCTCTTGGTTTGCTTCCTTGTTTGGTTCACGTTCTGAAGTCTGGATCTTTGGGTGCTCAACAAGCTGCAGCTTCTGTCATTTGCCGAGTTTGCAGCTCAATGGAGATGAAGAAAATGGTGGGTGAAGCTGGGTGCATCCCTCTTCTTATAAAGATGCTTGAGGCTAAAACAAATACTGCTAGAGAGATTGCTGCTCAAGCAATTTCAAGCCTCATGGTTCTGTCTCAAAATCGGAGAGAGGTTAAGAAAGATGATAAAAGTGTTCCAAATCTTGTCCAGTTGCTTGATCCAAGCTCTCAGAACACTGCCAAAAAGTATGCAGTTTCATGCCTTGGATCACTTTCTCCATGTAAGAAGTGTAAGAAACTGATGATTTCGTATGGAGCAATCGGGTATCTGAAGAAGCTTACAGAGATGGACATTCCAGGAGCTAAAAAGCTTCTTGAGAGGTTGGAAAGAGGGAAATTGAGAAGCTTGTTCAGCAGAAAGTAG